In a genomic window of Pseudodesulfovibrio sp. S3:
- a CDS encoding phenylacetate--CoA ligase yields MDHRFIPHLTEEQIADIQLAGLQWTTRHAYANSPFYQARLKETGVEPGDIKTLDDIRKLPFTTADDLKSGYPLPLLAVAESEVVRIHGSSGTTGKRKILAYTQNDIDTWKDMFARCYELAGLTREDRVQICVGYGLWTAGAGFQLGCERFGAMALPVGPGLLEIQLQMLTDLKATCLCSTASMALLMGEEVQKQGLFDQINLKKAIFGAETHTPKMRRQFEEALGLEDSFDIVGMTELYGPGTGLECQAHDGIHYWADMYILEILDPETLEPVAPGEVGEMVVTSLKKEASPLIRYRTHDLTRLIPGRCACGVAMPRMDKIMGRSDDMFIFRGVNIYPGQIGSVLEGFGDLSAEYKIFLTRKDGLDHMAVQVERTPDAATGCSDDLCKALSNEIRKHILVRSEVKILGPGELPRSFAKTKRVEDSRGEE; encoded by the coding sequence ATGGACCACCGTTTCATTCCGCATTTGACAGAGGAACAGATCGCCGACATACAGCTTGCCGGTTTGCAGTGGACCACACGCCACGCTTACGCCAACAGCCCTTTCTACCAAGCGCGTTTGAAGGAAACGGGCGTGGAACCCGGCGACATCAAGACCCTCGACGACATACGCAAGCTCCCGTTCACCACGGCGGACGACCTCAAGTCCGGCTACCCTCTGCCGCTGCTCGCCGTGGCTGAAAGCGAAGTGGTCCGAATCCACGGTTCCAGCGGCACCACCGGCAAGCGCAAGATTCTTGCCTATACCCAGAACGACATCGACACCTGGAAAGACATGTTCGCCCGCTGTTACGAGCTGGCCGGACTGACCAGGGAAGACAGGGTCCAGATCTGCGTGGGCTACGGACTGTGGACCGCTGGCGCAGGTTTTCAACTGGGCTGCGAACGGTTCGGGGCCATGGCCCTGCCCGTGGGGCCCGGCCTGTTGGAAATCCAACTCCAGATGCTGACCGACCTCAAGGCCACCTGCCTGTGTTCCACCGCCTCCATGGCCCTGCTCATGGGTGAGGAAGTGCAGAAACAGGGCCTGTTCGACCAGATCAATCTCAAGAAAGCCATCTTCGGGGCCGAGACGCACACCCCCAAGATGCGCCGCCAATTCGAGGAGGCGCTGGGCCTGGAGGACAGTTTCGACATCGTCGGCATGACCGAACTCTACGGTCCCGGCACCGGGCTCGAATGCCAGGCCCACGACGGCATCCACTACTGGGCCGACATGTACATCCTGGAAATCCTCGACCCCGAGACCCTGGAGCCGGTTGCCCCCGGCGAGGTGGGCGAAATGGTGGTCACCTCTCTCAAGAAGGAGGCGTCGCCGCTCATCCGTTACCGCACCCACGATCTGACCCGGCTCATTCCTGGCCGGTGCGCCTGTGGGGTGGCCATGCCGCGCATGGACAAGATCATGGGCCGCTCCGACGACATGTTCATTTTCCGGGGCGTGAACATCTACCCGGGCCAGATAGGCTCCGTGTTGGAAGGTTTCGGCGATTTGTCCGCCGAATACAAGATTTTCCTGACCCGCAAGGACGGCCTGGACCACATGGCCGTGCAGGTGGAACGCACCCCGGACGCCGCAACCGGGTGCAGCGACGACCTTTGCAAGGCGCTTTCCAATGAAATCCGCAAACACATCTTGGTCCGCAGCGAGGTCAAGATTCTCGGCCCCGGAGAACTTCCGCGCAGCTTTGCCAAGACCAAGCGCGTGGAAGATTCACGCGGGGAAGAGTAA
- the trpB gene encoding tryptophan synthase subunit beta: protein MKKGYFGDFGGQFIPELLMPPLIELEEAMESILPTEEFQTRFTNMLKENVGRPSAITYCPNLSKDLGLDLWLKREDLNHSGAHKINNTLGQGLLAKMMGKDVLLAETGAGMHGVATTVAAAMLDMKAVIYMGATDIVRQAPNVNRMRLMGAEIVSVESGTKTLKDAINEALRRWLSDQENTHYCFGTAAGPHPFPTLVRQFQQIISKEARQQFMDRNEGALPDVVVACVGGGSNAIGMFHNFIPDTSVKLVGVEAAGTGEPGCDSSAPLDHGTDGILHGTLSKLLQTEDGQIMPSHSVAPGLDYPGVGPEHAHLHATGRGTYVTINDSQAINAFKVLSRREGIIPALESSHAVAYAIENRDALKGKSVLVCLSGRGDKDLGILDQIL, encoded by the coding sequence ATGAAAAAAGGTTATTTCGGCGACTTCGGCGGCCAGTTCATCCCCGAACTGCTCATGCCGCCCCTGATCGAACTTGAAGAGGCCATGGAATCCATCCTCCCCACCGAGGAGTTTCAGACGCGCTTCACCAATATGCTCAAGGAAAACGTGGGCCGTCCCTCGGCCATCACATACTGCCCCAACCTGTCCAAGGACCTCGGCCTGGACCTGTGGCTCAAGCGCGAAGATCTGAATCATTCGGGCGCGCACAAGATCAACAACACCCTGGGACAGGGGCTGCTCGCCAAGATGATGGGCAAGGACGTGCTCCTGGCAGAAACCGGCGCGGGTATGCACGGCGTGGCCACCACGGTCGCCGCCGCCATGCTCGACATGAAGGCGGTCATCTACATGGGCGCCACCGACATCGTGCGCCAGGCCCCCAACGTCAACCGCATGCGGCTCATGGGCGCGGAGATCGTGTCCGTGGAATCCGGCACCAAGACCCTCAAGGACGCCATCAACGAGGCGCTCCGGCGCTGGCTCTCCGACCAGGAGAACACCCATTACTGTTTCGGTACCGCTGCCGGACCGCACCCCTTCCCGACCCTGGTCCGCCAGTTCCAGCAGATCATCTCCAAGGAGGCGCGCCAGCAGTTCATGGACCGCAATGAAGGCGCACTGCCCGACGTGGTCGTGGCCTGCGTGGGCGGCGGGTCCAACGCCATCGGCATGTTCCACAATTTCATCCCGGATACGTCCGTCAAACTCGTGGGCGTGGAAGCCGCCGGAACGGGCGAACCGGGCTGTGACAGCTCCGCCCCGCTCGACCACGGCACCGACGGCATACTGCACGGCACCCTGAGCAAGCTGCTCCAGACCGAAGACGGCCAGATCATGCCCTCGCACTCCGTGGCTCCCGGCCTGGACTACCCCGGCGTGGGTCCGGAGCACGCTCACCTGCATGCAACCGGACGCGGCACCTACGTGACCATCAATGACAGCCAGGCCATCAACGCCTTCAAGGTACTGTCCCGGCGCGAAGGCATCATCCCGGCCCTGGAATCCTCCCATGCCGTGGCCTATGCCATCGAGAACAGGGACGCGCTCAAGGGCAAGTCCGTGCTCGTCTGCCTGTCAGGACGCGGCGACAAGGACCTCGGCATACTCGATCAGATTTTATAG
- a CDS encoding phosphoribosylanthranilate isomerase encodes MPRPLVKVCGMTRMEDVRLCVDLGVDLLGFIFHSKSPRNADPDFVASVKTGKVTKVGVFVDQTADEVMGIMDRCGLHAAQLHGGQDVNYCWQIGPDRVIRAFWPDTYNSPQALSRDLDNYSEVCGHFLLDAGGKGQGGTGKTIDFSILQDIEIQTPWFLAGGLGPDNIRTALAVNPPGLDINSGVEAAPGIKDETKLREVFKILAEME; translated from the coding sequence ATGCCACGCCCCCTGGTCAAAGTCTGCGGCATGACCCGCATGGAAGACGTCAGGCTCTGCGTCGATCTCGGCGTGGATCTGCTCGGTTTCATCTTCCACTCCAAAAGCCCGCGCAACGCGGACCCCGACTTCGTGGCCTCGGTCAAGACCGGCAAGGTCACCAAGGTCGGCGTGTTCGTGGACCAGACCGCGGACGAGGTCATGGGAATAATGGACCGGTGCGGACTGCACGCGGCCCAACTGCACGGCGGCCAGGACGTGAACTACTGCTGGCAGATCGGCCCCGACCGGGTCATTCGTGCCTTCTGGCCCGACACCTACAACTCGCCCCAGGCACTGTCCCGCGACCTGGACAACTACTCCGAGGTCTGCGGCCACTTCCTGCTTGACGCAGGGGGCAAAGGCCAGGGCGGCACAGGCAAGACCATTGATTTCAGCATCCTCCAAGATATTGAAATACAAACACCTTGGTTCTTGGCAGGCGGCTTAGGGCCGGACAACATACGGACTGCCCTGGCAGTTAATCCCCCCGGCCTGGATATCAACTCCGGGGTGGAGGCCGCACCGGGCATCAAGGACGAAACAAAGCTGCGGGAAGTGTTCAAGATTCTCGCGGAAATGGAATAA
- a CDS encoding A24 family peptidase gives MDFLPTWAFYLAAAVVGLEIGGFATIFIQRWIDEQPICKPGRSICPSCREGLGWRDTIPVVSYLWLRGRCRHCGVSIGPQYMLTELSCLAWSLAVAHAYGPSAEWAVYLVLGAMLITGSFIDFETFLLPDRITLGGTGLALAASFVLSEGPGWQDAVLGASAGAGLFWVLQQAYRLWRKEEGLGTGDVKLMAMIGAMTGLAGLPLTILVGSVTGGVGSVYYAIRPGKGGIRGRIPYGPFLSLGCMIYLLHGPEIMRWWNS, from the coding sequence ATGGATTTCCTTCCCACCTGGGCCTTTTATCTCGCCGCTGCCGTGGTCGGCCTTGAAATTGGTGGTTTTGCCACCATTTTCATTCAGCGTTGGATCGACGAACAGCCCATTTGCAAGCCGGGCCGCTCCATTTGCCCGTCCTGCAGAGAGGGGCTGGGGTGGCGCGATACCATCCCCGTGGTCAGCTATCTGTGGCTCAGGGGGCGATGCCGCCATTGCGGGGTGTCCATCGGTCCCCAGTACATGCTGACGGAACTCTCCTGCCTGGCCTGGTCGCTGGCCGTGGCCCATGCCTATGGTCCTTCAGCCGAATGGGCCGTCTATCTGGTTTTGGGTGCCATGCTCATTACGGGCAGTTTCATCGATTTTGAGACTTTTCTCCTGCCGGACCGCATCACCCTGGGCGGCACCGGTCTGGCTCTGGCCGCCAGTTTCGTGCTTTCCGAAGGGCCGGGCTGGCAGGACGCTGTTCTGGGCGCTTCGGCGGGAGCCGGGCTGTTCTGGGTGTTGCAGCAGGCCTACAGGTTGTGGCGCAAGGAAGAGGGACTTGGTACCGGCGATGTCAAGCTCATGGCCATGATAGGGGCCATGACCGGGCTGGCCGGGTTGCCCCTGACCATTCTGGTAGGCTCGGTGACCGGGGGCGTGGGCAGTGTGTATTACGCGATCAGGCCGGGAAAAGGCGGTATTCGCGGAAGAATTCCCTACGGTCCTTTCCTGAGCCTCGGCTGTATGATCTACCTGCTCCACGGCCCGGAGATCATGCGCTGGTGGAATTCCTAG
- a CDS encoding BON domain-containing protein: MFKFKLALVGLIIFLLPGCAAVPFGIGLIPGAPAYISSLIGGGQSVYETAMDERSTEQQMLDAIIAGHAQAELYKNKDIQADQITTHCYFGKLYLVGEYDSQEQLRTIYECMDRVEGKQAVISRLYLRDGTEEQDFFGEQARYTELKTQLLADFEVVSTPIEVEIVQGDIILLGVIAEKDERDRIMAHALGMDGINRVISYLYHQEYSGPEPHIMTAGLPPAPEPPPDIPPEPKKKPRKQTLRPKVQAEPAQPTQSILAVTNPDRGR; this comes from the coding sequence ATGTTCAAATTCAAGCTCGCACTGGTCGGTCTCATCATCTTCCTTCTACCGGGGTGTGCCGCGGTGCCGTTCGGCATCGGACTCATCCCCGGTGCGCCTGCGTACATATCCTCGCTCATAGGCGGCGGGCAATCCGTATATGAAACAGCCATGGACGAACGCTCCACGGAACAGCAGATGCTGGATGCCATCATCGCCGGACACGCCCAGGCGGAACTCTACAAGAACAAGGACATCCAGGCGGATCAGATCACCACGCACTGCTACTTCGGCAAGCTCTACCTGGTAGGCGAATACGATTCCCAGGAGCAGTTGCGAACCATCTACGAATGTATGGACAGGGTGGAAGGCAAACAGGCCGTGATCAGCCGTCTCTATCTGCGGGACGGGACCGAGGAACAGGATTTCTTTGGGGAACAGGCTCGGTACACGGAACTGAAAACCCAACTTTTGGCGGATTTCGAGGTGGTCAGTACGCCCATTGAGGTGGAGATTGTCCAGGGCGACATCATCCTGCTCGGTGTTATCGCGGAAAAGGATGAACGCGATCGGATCATGGCCCATGCCCTGGGCATGGACGGCATCAACCGCGTCATATCCTATCTCTACCACCAGGAATACAGCGGACCGGAGCCGCACATCATGACAGCCGGACTGCCCCCTGCGCCGGAGCCGCCGCCGGATATTCCACCGGAGCCCAAGAAGAAGCCACGCAAGCAAACCCTACGGCCCAAGGTCCAAGCCGAACCGGCACAGCCCACACAGTCGATCCTGGCTGTCACCAACCCTGATCGGGGAAGGTGA
- a CDS encoding glycosyltransferase family 39 protein translates to MTSPQDRYSPRLDLLALLLIAASFAVRYWFVASGQLNLVQDEAQYWDWIRRPQLSYYSKGPLIAWMIAAWTQIFGNTELGVRFGSILGMTGIQAALYVGVSRVWREYRLAIFVLFVAATMPLLNGLGILATTDNPLIFCWTVAFFALAAATRNEPDYTPSDWPFVILAVCVAMGTLAKYMMLAFLGLGLVYALILHFRGQLPPRFWWRFLLASLIGSIIGLAPIVAWNIDNDWVAYKHVAKLSTGVGNSKALSLRIGPFFEMLGAQIGLLAPWWFLAIMAGTRTAWKKSWLGPIGRFDAVYRRDLLSMLFFWPLWGILTFKALVSKVEANWTAAAFMGGALLGGMALKQWWEAPTRKPRGKVILATLALIMTGIIFASPLAPVPDDLNPTHRLKGWSNLGLKVDELMRTEFDNPAKVFAMSDNYGFTSELAFYLPGQPITYCSWTEPRRMNQYDLWPSPAADKIGWDAVMVRKRFQPNPVPDLSKMFESVSEPIFYESSFREGSGRKFTIILCKGFTGYWPQRGLGRY, encoded by the coding sequence ATGACTTCACCCCAAGACAGATATTCTCCCCGGCTGGACCTGTTGGCGCTGCTGCTTATTGCTGCCTCTTTTGCCGTGCGCTACTGGTTCGTGGCTTCGGGCCAGTTGAATCTGGTGCAGGACGAGGCGCAGTATTGGGATTGGATTCGGCGGCCGCAATTATCTTATTATTCCAAGGGACCGCTCATTGCCTGGATGATCGCCGCGTGGACCCAGATCTTCGGCAACACCGAACTGGGCGTGCGCTTCGGATCGATACTGGGCATGACCGGCATCCAGGCCGCGCTGTATGTGGGCGTGTCTCGCGTCTGGCGGGAGTACCGGCTGGCGATCTTCGTGCTGTTCGTGGCCGCCACCATGCCGCTGCTGAACGGGCTTGGCATCCTGGCCACCACGGACAACCCGCTCATTTTCTGCTGGACCGTGGCCTTTTTCGCCCTGGCTGCGGCCACCCGCAATGAACCTGATTACACGCCGTCCGACTGGCCTTTCGTCATATTGGCCGTGTGCGTGGCAATGGGCACCCTGGCCAAGTACATGATGCTCGCCTTTCTGGGGCTGGGTCTCGTATACGCACTGATATTGCACTTTCGCGGGCAGTTGCCGCCCCGGTTCTGGTGGCGTTTTCTGCTGGCCTCGCTCATCGGCTCCATCATCGGCCTGGCCCCCATCGTGGCCTGGAACATCGACAATGACTGGGTTGCCTACAAGCATGTAGCCAAACTTTCCACGGGCGTGGGCAACAGCAAGGCCCTGTCGTTACGCATCGGTCCATTTTTCGAGATGCTCGGCGCACAGATCGGCCTCCTGGCCCCCTGGTGGTTCCTGGCCATCATGGCGGGCACCCGAACCGCCTGGAAAAAATCCTGGCTCGGCCCCATAGGCCGGTTCGACGCCGTATACCGGCGCGACCTCCTGTCCATGCTCTTTTTCTGGCCCCTGTGGGGCATCCTCACGTTCAAGGCGCTGGTGTCGAAAGTGGAAGCCAACTGGACCGCCGCCGCCTTCATGGGCGGCGCCCTGCTCGGCGGTATGGCCCTCAAGCAATGGTGGGAAGCCCCCACGCGCAAGCCGCGCGGCAAAGTCATCCTGGCCACTCTCGCCCTGATCATGACCGGAATCATCTTTGCTTCACCGCTCGCCCCCGTGCCGGACGACCTGAATCCCACCCACCGCCTCAAGGGGTGGTCCAATCTGGGCCTGAAAGTGGACGAACTCATGCGAACCGAGTTCGACAACCCGGCGAAAGTCTTTGCCATGTCCGACAATTACGGCTTCACTTCAGAGCTGGCCTTCTACCTTCCGGGGCAGCCGATCACCTATTGCTCCTGGACGGAACCGCGGCGCATGAACCAGTACGACCTCTGGCCCAGCCCGGCTGCTGACAAAATCGGATGGGACGCCGTCATGGTACGCAAACGGTTCCAGCCCAATCCCGTTCCCGACCTGAGCAAGATGTTCGAATCCGTCAGTGAACCCATCTTCTACGAGTCCTCCTTCAGGGAAGGTTCCGGCAGAAAATTCACCATCATCCTCTGCAAGGGATTCACCGGATACTGGCCGCAGAGAGGACTCGGCAGGTATTGA
- the trpD gene encoding anthranilate phosphoribosyltransferase — protein sequence MTISEILELLAQRQPLSDEQADFMFTKLMDGDMTEAQTGAFLMGLRAKGEDSTDLAAGVRAGLAHANKIPGFDGNRSEPVVDTCGTGGDGQCSFNNSTAVSLFLADMGYTVAKHGNRALSSSCGSADALEALGIPLNQTPDEAAAGLARYNFAFLFAPAYHPAFKHVMPVRQQLGIRTLFNFMGPLLNPARPSHQLMGVGDPTKLELMGETLLLTGVKRALIFAGAGGFDELTTWGVNRGYVIRDGIMEKTTVNGELLGFAKHDPKDVMVSGKDDAVAKLKDILAGKGPRAMMDMAALNLAGCLHLLGKGCMADCADMARDVVNTGLTKGIPYVG from the coding sequence ATGACCATTTCCGAAATACTCGAATTGCTGGCCCAGAGACAGCCGCTGAGCGACGAACAGGCGGACTTCATGTTCACCAAGCTCATGGACGGTGACATGACCGAGGCCCAGACCGGCGCCTTCCTCATGGGACTGCGCGCCAAGGGTGAGGACTCCACGGACCTGGCGGCAGGCGTGCGGGCAGGCCTGGCCCATGCCAACAAGATTCCCGGCTTTGACGGCAACCGCAGTGAGCCGGTAGTGGACACCTGCGGTACGGGCGGCGACGGCCAGTGCTCCTTCAACAACTCCACGGCAGTCTCCCTGTTCCTGGCGGACATGGGATACACCGTCGCCAAGCACGGCAACCGCGCCCTGTCCTCCTCCTGCGGCTCTGCCGATGCCCTGGAAGCGCTAGGCATTCCCCTGAACCAGACGCCCGATGAAGCAGCCGCCGGACTGGCACGGTACAACTTCGCCTTTCTCTTCGCGCCTGCCTATCACCCCGCCTTCAAACATGTCATGCCCGTGCGCCAGCAACTCGGCATCCGAACACTGTTCAACTTCATGGGCCCCCTGCTCAACCCGGCCCGACCCTCCCACCAACTTATGGGCGTGGGAGACCCCACCAAGCTGGAACTGATGGGAGAAACCCTGCTCCTGACCGGCGTGAAACGCGCCTTGATCTTTGCGGGAGCCGGAGGCTTCGATGAACTGACCACCTGGGGCGTGAACCGGGGCTACGTGATCCGGGACGGAATCATGGAAAAGACCACCGTCAACGGCGAGCTGCTCGGTTTCGCCAAGCACGACCCCAAGGACGTGATGGTTTCCGGCAAGGACGATGCCGTGGCCAAACTGAAGGATATCCTGGCCGGAAAAGGCCCCAGGGCCATGATGGACATGGCGGCCCTGAACCTGGCAGGGTGCCTCCATCTTTTAGGCAAGGGGTGCATGGCGGATTGCGCCGACATGGCCCGCGACGTGGTAAACACAGGACTTACCAAAGGAATTCCCTATGTTGGATAA
- the trpA gene encoding tryptophan synthase subunit alpha, whose translation MNPMQIKIEEANKQGKVGLIPFLPAGFPNREQFWKELAELDAAGASVIEIGMPFSDPVADGPVVEKASLKCLEDGINLEWILTELKKRKGQFKAALLLMGYLNPVYQYGLDTFAADCEAAGVSGLIIADMPHEESQFVKDALTPHGISLVPLVGLNTTRERMKLYAQGAQGFCYFVSVLGTTGQRESLPARIKEKLAEAKEVFDIPIALGFGIKHPDQLKEFEGLMDAAVFGSALITHIQSGKSSDSFMEPWK comes from the coding sequence ATGAACCCAATGCAAATAAAGATAGAAGAAGCGAATAAACAGGGGAAAGTCGGCCTCATTCCATTCCTGCCTGCCGGTTTTCCGAACCGGGAGCAGTTCTGGAAGGAGCTGGCCGAACTGGACGCCGCAGGCGCATCCGTCATCGAGATCGGCATGCCCTTCTCCGACCCCGTGGCCGACGGCCCGGTAGTGGAAAAGGCGTCCCTCAAATGCCTTGAGGACGGCATCAACCTTGAGTGGATTCTCACGGAACTCAAGAAACGCAAAGGCCAGTTCAAGGCAGCCCTGCTGCTCATGGGCTACCTGAACCCGGTCTACCAGTACGGGCTGGACACGTTCGCCGCCGACTGCGAAGCTGCCGGGGTCTCCGGCCTGATCATCGCGGACATGCCCCACGAGGAATCCCAGTTCGTCAAGGACGCCCTCACCCCGCACGGCATCTCCCTGGTGCCCCTGGTCGGCCTGAACACCACCAGGGAACGCATGAAACTCTACGCTCAAGGCGCACAGGGCTTCTGCTACTTCGTGTCCGTGCTCGGCACCACCGGCCAGCGCGAATCCCTGCCCGCCCGGATCAAAGAAAAACTCGCGGAAGCCAAGGAAGTCTTCGACATTCCCATCGCCCTCGGTTTCGGCATCAAGCACCCGGACCAGCTCAAGGAATTCGAAGGACTCATGGACGCCGCCGTGTTCGGCTCCGCACTCATCACCCACATCCAATCCGGCAAATCCAGCGACTCCTTCATGGAACCCTGGAAATAA
- a CDS encoding sialidase family protein: MPSLSDHPDRHVVIDRREGHYLAFPDVIRARDGRLIVIYNEADKHVRPTRRVLVVKISEDNGHTWSRIIYPDSPRSHSPRLHRFGNASLLISDSSRIFHTSRNNGDTWNPFPATGLTHDMHDRIMNLGNNVWLTTGHKHVGQEEHPAIRQPPTEQIVFRSADQGHTWEQISVLAAHRNLVLCEASMTRLPDGRILALMRENSFVFEPMYLCISEDDGASWSDPVPTPLMGHRPTMGQISDGRLLVTYRNVGPDWGTCAWLGTADELMSGFRVHGRAVDPANPIFTPEGMHVSNEAGKLSVVRYALRPMTDPRTATARLEAEIRVDAADKNGCGLRLGTWWRLYPDRMVPDVEDGQPVPLPPGRFNTIRLEYAAGKVMLHVNNELCTEINVPADHAETRPVMFGAPYPFEDNMADCTWRRVSLNIIEPAYRREYAWNWNAGDGLPDQWVQDHILELRNARHAAAPDFGYSGWTELDDGKFFCAYHHGDALAADYEALLSAFVAGTWFTLDDFRQG; the protein is encoded by the coding sequence ATGCCCAGCCTGTCAGACCACCCGGATCGCCACGTCGTCATCGATCGACGCGAAGGCCATTACCTTGCCTTCCCGGATGTCATCCGTGCCCGAGACGGCCGCCTGATCGTGATCTACAACGAAGCGGACAAACACGTCCGGCCCACCCGTCGCGTCCTGGTCGTGAAGATCAGCGAGGACAACGGGCACACATGGTCACGGATCATCTACCCTGATTCGCCCAGGAGTCACAGCCCTCGCCTGCACCGCTTTGGCAACGCGTCCCTGCTCATTTCGGACAGTTCGCGCATTTTCCACACGAGCCGGAACAACGGTGACACCTGGAACCCTTTTCCGGCAACCGGCCTGACCCACGACATGCACGACCGGATCATGAACCTCGGCAACAACGTGTGGTTGACCACCGGGCATAAGCATGTGGGACAGGAAGAACACCCGGCCATCCGTCAGCCCCCCACCGAACAGATAGTTTTTCGGTCCGCGGACCAGGGACACACCTGGGAACAGATTTCGGTCCTGGCCGCCCATCGCAACCTGGTGCTCTGCGAAGCATCCATGACCCGGCTGCCCGACGGCCGCATCCTGGCCTTGATGCGCGAAAACAGCTTCGTCTTCGAACCCATGTACCTGTGCATCAGCGAAGATGACGGCGCATCATGGTCCGATCCGGTCCCGACCCCGCTCATGGGCCACCGACCGACCATGGGACAGATCTCGGACGGGCGGCTGCTCGTCACTTACCGCAACGTGGGGCCGGACTGGGGCACCTGCGCCTGGCTCGGCACAGCGGACGAGCTCATGTCCGGCTTCCGGGTACACGGCCGGGCCGTTGATCCGGCCAACCCGATTTTCACACCGGAAGGAATGCACGTCAGCAACGAAGCGGGCAAGCTGTCCGTGGTCCGCTATGCCCTGCGCCCCATGACCGACCCGCGTACGGCAACGGCCCGGCTCGAAGCCGAGATCAGGGTGGACGCGGCAGACAAGAACGGTTGCGGACTGCGACTCGGAACATGGTGGCGGCTCTATCCCGACCGCATGGTCCCGGACGTGGAAGACGGTCAACCCGTCCCCCTTCCCCCCGGCCGATTCAACACCATCCGGCTCGAATATGCTGCCGGAAAGGTCATGCTGCATGTCAACAACGAGTTGTGCACCGAAATCAACGTGCCAGCGGATCACGCCGAGACCAGGCCCGTCATGTTCGGTGCGCCCTATCCCTTTGAGGACAACATGGCCGACTGCACCTGGCGGCGCGTATCCCTGAATATCATTGAACCGGCCTACCGCCGGGAGTATGCATGGAATTGGAACGCCGGGGACGGGCTGCCCGATCAATGGGTTCAGGACCATATCCTGGAACTGCGCAACGCCCGACATGCAGCGGCCCCGGATTTCGGGTACTCCGGTTGGACCGAACTCGATGACGGAAAATTCTTCTGCGCCTATCACCACGGCGATGCCCTTGCTGCGGACTACGAAGCGCTTCTCAGCGCCTTCGTGGCCGGGACATGGTTTACCCTGGACGAC
- a CDS encoding indole-3-glycerol-phosphate synthase: MLDKFREAKQLEIDSLRKDFIDGRIPALYRGERPSFVDAVKAKGPGAVIAEFKPASPSKGILRESLNPLDFADMYAANGAAAISVLTEHKYFHGTPDFLFMMSQPGVPLLRKDFIFDPLQVAMTASSPASAVLLIARMCDDATHLQQLIEISRMSGLAPVVEIFDQDDLDLARKAGADIIQVNNRDLDTLEISLDQGRRFVKQKQDQELWICASGVSQRSQVEEMAGLGFDAVLIGTCLMEAEDPGAKLAELTGAM, from the coding sequence ATGTTGGATAAATTCAGAGAAGCGAAACAGCTCGAAATAGATTCCCTGCGCAAGGACTTCATAGACGGTCGTATCCCCGCCCTCTATCGTGGAGAACGCCCTTCGTTTGTAGATGCCGTCAAGGCCAAGGGGCCAGGGGCCGTCATTGCCGAATTCAAACCGGCCAGCCCGAGCAAGGGCATCCTGCGCGAAAGCCTGAACCCCCTTGATTTCGCTGACATGTACGCTGCCAACGGCGCTGCCGCCATTTCCGTGCTGACCGAACACAAGTACTTTCACGGCACCCCGGACTTCCTCTTCATGATGAGCCAGCCCGGTGTCCCGCTTTTGCGCAAGGACTTCATCTTCGATCCGCTCCAGGTGGCCATGACGGCAAGCAGCCCGGCCTCTGCCGTGCTGCTCATCGCCCGCATGTGCGACGACGCCACCCACCTGCAACAGCTCATCGAAATCAGCCGCATGTCCGGCCTGGCTCCGGTGGTGGAAATCTTTGACCAGGATGACCTGGACCTGGCCCGCAAGGCCGGGGCAGACATCATCCAGGTGAACAACCGCGACCTGGACACCCTTGAGATATCCCTGGATCAAGGCCGCCGTTTCGTCAAACAGAAGCAGGACCAAGAATTGTGGATCTGCGCCAGCGGCGTCTCGCAGCGGTCGCAGGTGGAAGAGATGGCCGGGCTCGGATTCGACGCCGTGCTCATCGGCACCTGCCTCATGGAAGCGGAAGATCCCGGTGCCAAGCTGGCCGAACTGACCGGAGCAATGTAG